A window of Selenomonas ruminantium subsp. lactilytica TAM6421 contains these coding sequences:
- the rfaE1 gene encoding D-glycero-beta-D-manno-heptose-7-phosphate kinase, with protein sequence MDKQIMYDFIAGNAAKCRLLVVGDVMLDKYYYGEVTRISPEAPVPVTRVTSQKETLGGAANVAHNLARLECQIGIAGFVGDDYHCQSLTDKFTARGIDYKGLITTDRPTTTKLRVIGGHQQMLRLDFEEAEDVEGAFADRLHNFVAARLQEGVDAVIISDYGKGACTEATCQMIIKAANAQKVPVLVDPKGTDWEKYRGADYITPNFKELSAVLPTKIKNQDEDIEKAARFVMDKFGIKQVLATRSEHGMSLVMKDGVIHIPTKAQEVFDVSGAGDTVIGVFALGLAGGLEPEVSAYMSNMAASVVVAKLGTYAVSKEELLEVLK encoded by the coding sequence ATGGATAAGCAGATCATGTATGACTTTATCGCCGGTAATGCGGCGAAATGCCGCCTGCTGGTGGTAGGGGATGTCATGCTGGATAAATATTATTACGGTGAAGTCACCCGCATTTCCCCGGAAGCACCGGTGCCTGTCACGCGGGTGACCAGTCAGAAGGAAACCTTGGGCGGGGCTGCCAATGTGGCCCATAATCTGGCTCGGTTGGAATGCCAGATTGGCATTGCCGGCTTTGTGGGGGATGATTATCACTGCCAGAGCCTCACGGACAAGTTTACGGCCCGAGGCATCGATTACAAGGGGCTGATTACCACGGACCGGCCCACCACTACGAAACTCAGGGTTATCGGCGGCCATCAGCAGATGCTTCGTCTGGACTTTGAGGAAGCAGAGGATGTGGAGGGGGCCTTTGCAGACCGGCTCCATAATTTTGTGGCAGCCCGCCTCCAGGAAGGCGTGGATGCGGTCATTATCTCGGATTATGGCAAAGGCGCCTGCACAGAGGCAACCTGTCAGATGATCATCAAGGCCGCCAATGCCCAGAAGGTGCCGGTATTGGTTGACCCCAAGGGCACGGATTGGGAAAAATATCGGGGAGCAGATTATATTACCCCGAATTTCAAGGAATTAAGTGCGGTTTTGCCCACTAAAATAAAAAATCAAGATGAGGACATTGAAAAGGCGGCCCGCTTCGTGATGGACAAGTTCGGCATCAAACAGGTGCTGGCTACCCGCTCGGAACATGGCATGTCTCTGGTTATGAAGGATGGTGTTATCCATATACCCACCAAGGCACAGGAAGTCTTTGATGTGTCCGGTGCCGGGGATACGGTTATTGGGGTGTTTGCCTTGGGGCTGGCCGGAGGACTTGAACCGGAGGTCAGCGCCTATATGTCCAATATGGCAGCCAGTGTAGTGGTGGCCAAGCTGGGCACTTATGCTGTAAGCAAAGAAGAACTATTAGAAGTTTTGAAATAA
- a CDS encoding bifunctional heptose 7-phosphate kinase/heptose 1-phosphate adenyltransferase: protein MKQELENIIEEIQGKKILVIGDMVADIYLDGRISRISREAPVLVLQQAGEKVVAGGAANVVNNVATLGGNVFAVGLLGLDSAAKGLKEALEKNGAHTEGLFCDEKRPTISKTRVIAGGRATVSQQIVRIDRESDQPMQKAHESQISQYIKGLLPKMDGVVISDYGSGTVTEKLQQQIIAYCRAHDIPSIVDSRYDIRRFKDIGYVKQNDAELAAAVGRELPDDESIFSAGQELLEALNADGVLVTRGERGMVLLEQDGAIHDIPVADKSEVFDVSGAGDTCVATVILALAAGVEPVRAAELSNIASGIAVRKLGTATVSAEELRRALH from the coding sequence ATGAAACAGGAATTAGAAAATATCATTGAGGAAATACAGGGCAAAAAAATTCTTGTCATTGGGGATATGGTGGCGGACATCTATCTGGATGGCCGCATTTCCCGCATTTCCCGGGAAGCGCCGGTGCTGGTGCTGCAGCAGGCCGGGGAGAAAGTTGTGGCTGGCGGGGCTGCCAATGTGGTCAACAATGTGGCTACATTGGGCGGCAATGTCTTTGCTGTGGGCCTGCTTGGGTTGGATAGCGCGGCCAAGGGGCTCAAAGAAGCGCTAGAAAAAAATGGTGCCCATACGGAGGGGCTGTTCTGTGACGAAAAGCGGCCCACCATTTCCAAAACCCGCGTGATCGCCGGGGGGCGGGCGACGGTAAGCCAGCAGATTGTGCGCATCGACAGGGAAAGCGATCAGCCTATGCAGAAAGCCCATGAAAGCCAGATCAGCCAGTATATCAAGGGACTTTTGCCCAAGATGGACGGTGTGGTTATCAGTGACTATGGTTCCGGTACGGTCACGGAAAAACTGCAGCAGCAGATTATCGCCTATTGCCGTGCCCATGATATTCCCAGTATCGTGGACAGCCGCTATGATATTCGTCGATTCAAGGATATTGGCTATGTAAAGCAGAATGATGCTGAGTTGGCTGCCGCTGTGGGCCGGGAACTGCCTGATGATGAGAGTATCTTTTCTGCCGGACAGGAACTGCTGGAAGCATTGAATGCTGATGGCGTATTGGTAACCCGGGGCGAAAGGGGCATGGTGCTGTTGGAACAGGATGGCGCCATCCATGATATTCCTGTGGCGGATAAAAGCGAAGTCTTCGATGTATCCGGTGCCGGTGATACCTGCGTCGCCACGGTGATTTTGGCTTTGGCGGCCGGTGTGGAGCCGGTGCGGGCTGCAGAACTCAGCAATATTGCCAGCGGCATTGCCGTGCGCAAGCTGGGAACGGCAACGGTTTCCGCTGAGGAACTGCGTCGGGCATTGCATTAA
- a CDS encoding glycosyltransferase family 9 protein, whose protein sequence is MYHNILIINMMQIGDLMLTTPVLQALRRAYPTARLTLLADSRWQDLVECNPHLDACLFMDKKGTDKSLLAVLRFIRRVRAARYDLVINLHRNERSSAIAALSGAKKIIGYSKPLFASGFTQVMKNPSLARRAGKRRIPGTQHQVHSHMDVLRQGLGIEPYDGGLEMVLSEENVQLADKLWQEHFAPEDKVVAFNIGASWTTKRWLDSYFAQCADQLLEKGYKIAFFGGPMDLAIVEKCRGQMEQKDSPNLHVFTGQVSLAVLAGLLRRCSLLLTTDSGPMHIGVAMNVPVVTMFGASPVPGFYPYDGRSVLIKTPEPCHPCGIHECPKGHGDRPACMVNIPVAAVMHYVWALLEEFQGLPACQLPDHPGDYQCRVVELTKGDL, encoded by the coding sequence TTGTATCATAATATCCTGATAATCAATATGATGCAGATTGGCGACTTGATGCTGACCACGCCCGTACTGCAGGCTTTGCGCCGGGCCTATCCGACGGCACGTCTTACTCTGCTGGCTGACAGCCGCTGGCAGGATCTGGTGGAGTGCAACCCCCATCTGGATGCGTGTCTGTTTATGGATAAAAAGGGTACGGATAAAAGTCTTTTGGCGGTCTTGCGTTTTATTCGCAGGGTGCGGGCGGCCCGTTATGATCTGGTCATCAATCTGCATCGCAATGAACGCTCCTCGGCCATTGCTGCGCTGAGCGGGGCCAAGAAGATTATCGGTTACAGCAAGCCATTGTTTGCATCAGGCTTTACCCAGGTCATGAAAAATCCTTCCCTGGCCCGGCGGGCGGGGAAGCGGCGGATTCCCGGCACCCAGCATCAGGTTCATTCGCATATGGATGTGCTGCGTCAGGGGCTGGGCATCGAACCTTATGATGGCGGTCTGGAAATGGTGCTCAGTGAGGAAAATGTGCAACTGGCGGATAAACTTTGGCAGGAGCATTTTGCTCCGGAAGATAAGGTCGTTGCCTTTAATATCGGTGCCAGCTGGACGACGAAGCGCTGGCTGGACAGTTATTTTGCCCAATGTGCCGATCAGTTGCTGGAAAAGGGCTATAAAATCGCTTTTTTCGGCGGCCCCATGGATCTGGCTATTGTGGAAAAATGCCGCGGACAGATGGAACAGAAAGACAGTCCCAATTTGCATGTATTTACCGGTCAGGTCAGTCTGGCTGTCTTAGCCGGTCTTTTGCGCAGGTGCTCTCTGTTGCTCACGACGGATTCCGGCCCTATGCATATTGGCGTGGCCATGAATGTGCCGGTGGTTACCATGTTTGGGGCTTCGCCGGTGCCAGGCTTTTATCCCTATGATGGACGTTCGGTGCTCATCAAGACACCGGAGCCCTGCCATCCCTGCGGCATCCATGAATGCCCCAAGGGGCATGGTGACAGGCCAGCTTGTATGGTCAATATTCCCGTGGCGGCAGTCATGCATTATGTATGGGCGCTGCTGGAAGAATTCCAAGGGCTGCCTGCCTGCCAGCTGCCGGATCATCCGGGAGACTATCAGTGCCGGGTGGTGGAACTAACCAAAGGAGATTTATAA
- a CDS encoding organic solvent tolerance protein OstA — MNKQRLAGLVTAALFLPLLGGTASAEYHADSDTGINALDYIENQHRSERENRLTEEQKKLLADAKAMEKNLRHPVDPKKAAPVAFEGEELTYDERDGSFIAKGKVDILQMDAHRFQGEEVTGNTKSQDVNIPDKSHILQMTPGQVRVTLDGYKAHYNYGTKTGSLEDVKGKAGSHYIIGKRFEFYPDRIVVYNGTETKCGAKKPDYHLAADKIVYYPNQKIVMDHVKFYIRGQVLFSRKHYEAGVGEGAGQKHVFPRVGYTSDDGAYLKWDLSFPLRKNLAANANIFVNTKDSWRSNYDLTWRHGGMKTGVTYGHFEDSNDNWIKKEPSAFWKYNDHIDGTHFTYGLSAEYGRWYGNGVHSNHGEYSVSLGYDPIKFHRYTLYLQTGYGITRESYDNSRVSGMRGDAVLTKDFNDRWAAYAGYHYNKKNQANSLFDFDNDNYSKKLEGGFSYRIDDINRLAVGTRYDLDHKRWRNIDYYWYHDLHCSQIILRYKSRDNKWNIRWQFTPW, encoded by the coding sequence ATGAATAAACAAAGGCTTGCGGGGCTGGTGACGGCGGCGCTTTTCCTGCCCCTGTTGGGCGGGACAGCCAGCGCAGAATATCACGCAGATTCCGATACAGGCATTAACGCATTGGATTACATTGAAAATCAGCACCGCAGCGAGCGAGAAAATCGACTGACGGAGGAGCAGAAGAAGCTGCTGGCGGATGCCAAGGCCATGGAAAAGAATCTGCGTCATCCTGTAGATCCAAAGAAGGCTGCGCCAGTGGCCTTTGAAGGCGAGGAGCTCACCTATGATGAGCGGGATGGCAGCTTTATTGCCAAGGGAAAAGTGGATATCCTGCAGATGGATGCCCATCGTTTCCAGGGGGAGGAAGTCACGGGCAATACCAAGAGCCAGGACGTGAATATCCCGGATAAGTCCCATATCCTGCAGATGACACCGGGACAGGTGCGTGTAACTTTGGATGGTTACAAGGCCCACTATAACTATGGCACCAAAACCGGTTCGCTGGAAGATGTAAAGGGCAAGGCGGGTTCTCATTATATTATCGGCAAACGCTTTGAATTCTATCCGGACCGGATTGTGGTTTATAATGGCACGGAGACAAAATGCGGAGCCAAGAAGCCGGACTATCATCTGGCGGCTGACAAAATCGTCTATTATCCCAATCAGAAGATTGTGATGGATCATGTGAAGTTCTATATCCGCGGTCAGGTGCTCTTTTCCCGCAAGCATTATGAAGCTGGTGTGGGAGAGGGAGCTGGCCAAAAGCATGTTTTCCCTCGAGTAGGCTACACTAGTGATGATGGAGCGTATCTCAAATGGGATCTGAGTTTTCCCTTGCGGAAGAATCTGGCAGCCAATGCCAATATCTTTGTCAATACAAAGGATAGCTGGCGCAGCAATTACGACCTGACTTGGCGGCATGGCGGCATGAAAACCGGCGTGACTTATGGTCATTTCGAAGATAGTAATGATAATTGGATCAAGAAAGAACCGTCGGCCTTCTGGAAGTATAACGACCATATCGATGGAACACATTTCACTTATGGCCTTAGTGCAGAGTATGGCCGTTGGTACGGCAATGGTGTGCATAGTAATCATGGTGAATACAGTGTTTCCCTGGGCTATGATCCTATCAAGTTCCATCGCTATACCCTGTATTTGCAAACAGGCTACGGCATCACCCGGGAATCTTATGATAATTCACGGGTATCTGGCATGCGTGGGGATGCGGTGTTGACCAAAGACTTCAACGATCGCTGGGCAGCCTATGCCGGCTATCATTACAATAAGAAAAATCAGGCCAATAGCCTCTTTGATTTCGATAATGACAATTACTCCAAGAAGCTGGAGGGTGGTTTCAGCTATCGTATTGATGATATCAACCGTCTGGCTGTGGGCACCCGTTATGATCTGGATCACAAGCGTTGGCGTAATATCGACTATTATTGGTATCATGACCTCCATTGTTCCCAGATTATCCTGCGCTACAAGTCCCGGGATAACAAGTGGAACATCCGCTGGCAGTTTACACCGTGGTGA
- a CDS encoding aspartate ammonia-lyase, with protein sequence MRTEHDFLGELQVPDDVYYGVQTTRAMENFKITGQKVDSDFVQAYAKVKKATIMANMSTGRMPKEVGEPLIQAADEIIAGKMLDQFPVDPIQGGAGTSMNMNVNEVLCNRALEIIGKPKGSYDIISPNNHANMAQSTNDTFPTSIKVCLSYKGKKLIAALERLAKELDNKGEEFKDILKMGRTHLQDAVPITLGQEMQSYASAVRRGADRINHAIDSIHVVNMGGTAVGTGLNAEPEYIKKIAETLSEVTGEKYVTADNIIDATNNTDGFSDVSSAMKTTALVLIKMANDFRLMASGPRCGLNELKLPMRQPGSSIMPGKVNPVIAEVLDQACYQVVANDIAVSLGVENGQFELNVMEPVISFNLFNSMKFLTNAVNTFVDKLLLDLQPNEKQCQEWLDKSVGIVTAMLPHIGYENSAMIAKEAYNTGRPVREVILEKGLISKEKMEKILQPREMTTPGIAGQ encoded by the coding sequence ATGAGAACAGAGCATGATTTCCTTGGTGAACTGCAGGTACCGGATGATGTATATTATGGTGTACAGACCACCCGTGCAATGGAGAATTTCAAGATTACGGGACAGAAGGTTGACTCCGATTTTGTCCAGGCTTATGCCAAGGTAAAGAAGGCCACGATCATGGCGAATATGTCCACTGGCCGCATGCCGAAGGAAGTTGGCGAGCCGCTGATTCAGGCTGCTGACGAAATCATTGCGGGCAAGATGCTGGATCAGTTCCCCGTTGATCCCATTCAGGGCGGCGCCGGTACTTCCATGAACATGAATGTCAACGAAGTTCTCTGCAACCGTGCTTTGGAGATCATTGGCAAGCCGAAAGGCAGCTATGATATCATCAGCCCCAACAACCATGCCAATATGGCTCAGTCCACGAACGATACCTTCCCCACCAGCATCAAGGTCTGCCTGTCCTATAAGGGCAAGAAGCTGATTGCTGCCCTCGAAAGACTGGCCAAAGAGCTGGACAACAAGGGGGAGGAATTCAAGGATATCCTCAAGATGGGCCGTACCCATCTGCAGGATGCTGTACCCATCACCCTGGGGCAGGAAATGCAGTCCTATGCTTCCGCAGTGCGCCGCGGTGCTGACCGCATCAACCACGCCATCGATTCCATCCATGTGGTGAACATGGGCGGTACGGCTGTAGGTACAGGCCTCAATGCGGAACCGGAATACATCAAGAAGATTGCCGAAACTCTGTCGGAAGTTACCGGCGAGAAATATGTGACCGCTGACAACATCATCGATGCCACCAACAACACGGATGGTTTCTCCGATGTGTCCAGCGCCATGAAGACCACGGCCCTCGTGCTCATCAAGATGGCCAACGACTTCCGCCTCATGGCTTCCGGTCCCCGCTGCGGCCTCAACGAACTGAAGCTGCCCATGCGTCAGCCGGGTTCCTCCATCATGCCGGGCAAGGTCAATCCGGTTATCGCCGAAGTCCTCGACCAGGCCTGCTATCAGGTAGTGGCCAATGATATTGCCGTGTCCCTGGGCGTGGAGAACGGTCAGTTCGAACTCAACGTCATGGAGCCGGTCATCAGCTTCAACCTCTTCAATTCCATGAAGTTCCTGACCAATGCTGTGAATACCTTTGTGGACAAGCTGCTCCTTGACCTGCAGCCAAATGAGAAACAGTGCCAGGAATGGCTCGACAAGAGCGTAGGCATCGTCACGGCTATGCTGCCGCATATCGGCTATGAGAATTCCGCGATGATTGCCAAGGAAGCCTATAACACGGGCCGTCCGGTGCGCGAAGTCATCCTTGAGAAAGGCCTGATTTCCAAGGAGAAGATGGAGAAGATCCTGCAGCCGAGAGAAATGACGACTCCGGGTATTGCCGGCCAATAA
- a CDS encoding glycosyltransferase family 9 protein yields MKNFLIVKLSAIGDVIHALPTAYALKEKYPDCHITWVAEPAAAEILKMVPLIDELIIFHKKEFRSLRGFLRNFPSLKRQLKRRRYDVSLDLQGLFKSAAITWVAGAKEKIGTCFMREGSEKISRPIVGANAHNHVIEQYLDVARFLGCRPEKIVFPIEVPEREQDIARRLLAQCGMNAANPYVALVIGASAPNKRWTSEGYAKLSDWLYEQKLIPVMVGGGPVEEQWAREIESLTEVPPVNVVGRTTLPQLAAVLQGAELTVCGDTGPGHLSLALGTKTVMLLGPTNIQRTGPYTQMENAVTISRDCRYCWKRVCPKGLDKECMEDITTEMVTTKIKEIL; encoded by the coding sequence ATGAAAAACTTTTTGATTGTTAAATTAAGTGCCATCGGGGATGTGATCCATGCATTGCCGACAGCTTATGCACTAAAGGAGAAATATCCTGATTGCCATATCACCTGGGTGGCTGAACCGGCCGCAGCAGAGATTCTTAAGATGGTGCCGCTGATCGATGAACTGATTATTTTCCACAAAAAGGAATTCCGTTCCCTGCGGGGCTTCTTGCGAAACTTCCCCAGTCTGAAGCGGCAGTTGAAGCGTCGCCGCTACGATGTATCCCTGGACTTGCAGGGGCTGTTCAAATCCGCTGCCATTACCTGGGTGGCGGGCGCAAAAGAGAAGATTGGCACCTGCTTTATGCGGGAAGGCAGTGAAAAGATCAGCCGGCCGATCGTAGGGGCCAATGCCCATAATCATGTAATCGAGCAGTATCTGGATGTGGCACGTTTCTTAGGCTGCCGTCCGGAAAAAATTGTCTTTCCCATCGAGGTGCCGGAACGGGAACAGGATATTGCCCGCAGGCTGCTGGCCCAGTGCGGTATGAATGCGGCCAATCCCTATGTGGCGCTGGTTATTGGTGCCAGTGCCCCCAATAAGCGCTGGACCTCGGAGGGCTATGCGAAACTTTCCGATTGGCTCTATGAGCAGAAACTGATTCCCGTGATGGTGGGCGGCGGCCCGGTGGAGGAACAATGGGCAAGGGAAATCGAATCCCTGACCGAAGTGCCGCCGGTCAATGTGGTGGGCCGAACCACCCTGCCTCAACTGGCAGCAGTGCTGCAGGGGGCGGAACTTACGGTCTGCGGCGATACTGGCCCCGGTCATTTGTCCCTGGCTTTGGGCACGAAGACCGTTATGCTGCTTGGCCCCACCAATATCCAGCGGACAGGACCCTATACACAGATGGAGAATGCCGTGACCATCAGCAGGGATTGTCGTTACTGCTGGAAACGCGTCTGCCCCAAGGGCCTTGACAAGGAGTGTATGGAAGATATTACCACGGAGATGGTTACGACAAAAATCAAGGAGATTTTATAA
- the rfaE2 gene encoding D-glycero-beta-D-manno-heptose 1-phosphate adenylyltransferase codes for MLVERKDIAKFCEILRKGGQKVVFTNGCFDILHAGHVTYLEAAKAQGDVLVLGLNTDESVRRLKGPERPINGEMDRAKVVGALKAVDYVVFFGEQTAEAVIAEVRPDVYVKGGDYTLDTLPEAKIVQSYGGKVAFIDMVEGRSTTNIINKIKS; via the coding sequence ATGTTAGTTGAACGCAAAGATATAGCCAAATTCTGTGAAATCCTGCGCAAGGGCGGCCAAAAAGTTGTCTTTACCAACGGCTGTTTTGATATCCTCCATGCCGGGCATGTAACTTATTTGGAAGCAGCCAAGGCTCAGGGAGATGTGCTGGTTTTGGGGCTGAATACTGATGAATCCGTACGCCGGCTTAAAGGGCCTGAGCGTCCCATCAATGGAGAAATGGATCGTGCTAAGGTGGTAGGAGCCCTGAAAGCGGTGGATTATGTGGTGTTCTTCGGGGAACAGACGGCTGAGGCGGTTATCGCCGAAGTCAGGCCCGATGTCTACGTCAAGGGCGGCGATTATACGCTGGACACTCTGCCAGAGGCGAAGATAGTGCAGAGTTATGGTGGTAAGGTGGCCTTTATCGATATGGTAGAGGGCCGTTCCACGACGAATATCATCAATAAGATAAAGAGTTAA
- a CDS encoding LTA synthase family protein codes for MRLTTYWQNIQLDLRMLLFFLVLLAVYRLLFMFGMAESMGPAADMSDILQANFTGLRLSMKGAGGIALLGFLLATLPALLNPRLNWGRARLVVGALANFLLTVLFIARFPYYEEFRTTYSMQVFQGLHDDKIALLGTMVSQYGLIQWLAVAVLVAGVLTLALRYILSIPVVGSIRPEHKVQSGIIAFLLTFIVMFFCRWGGGFSYATGVNWEHCAITRDDFLNECILDDIQGLYRAVQMERRMQAGDIYGVDKDFAYSLTADEADRLLTHKAAGAQIFKPRHIFIVLEETGMQWPLLPKYEKMHLADGLKSLINSEQGYYTRNFMPNGEFTSVAITGLITGLPDVNIRVNYQPRTYHGLYATAMAKPFHELGYQVDFWYGGAPSWDDISRLALAQGFDQFYGYPQLGAPKTTPWGTDDEYLFASLFRHLDDEEPTVHVVMTTTNHPPYNLDLHKEGFDVEAMEKLVRELIPEEAKPADLARELGHYWYMDKVVTNFVQKVQERYPDSLFVITGDHAVRSNPGPQPSLFEYQSVPLVLYGRGINKDILPADAVGGCTGIVPTILELIAPQGFVYKSVAPPLGEWPAAFNRNTFLTDKVIGRIEDGKTELLPGGGPADFAAEREKMQPFLRKMRTLAWWQIMVDQKEVK; via the coding sequence ATGCGCTTAACTACCTACTGGCAAAATATCCAGCTGGATTTGCGGATGTTGCTGTTTTTCCTCGTTTTATTGGCTGTTTACCGGTTGCTTTTTATGTTCGGAATGGCGGAGTCCATGGGGCCGGCTGCTGACATGTCGGATATTTTGCAGGCCAATTTCACAGGCCTGCGCCTTTCGATGAAAGGTGCTGGTGGGATTGCCTTGCTGGGGTTCCTGCTGGCTACATTGCCAGCTCTGTTAAATCCGCGTCTGAATTGGGGGCGGGCAAGGCTGGTGGTAGGGGCTCTGGCGAATTTCCTGTTGACGGTTCTGTTTATTGCCCGGTTTCCGTACTATGAAGAGTTTCGTACGACCTATAGCATGCAGGTCTTTCAGGGCCTTCATGATGATAAGATTGCTCTGCTGGGGACAATGGTCAGCCAATATGGTCTGATTCAATGGCTGGCAGTGGCTGTTCTGGTGGCAGGCGTCCTGACGTTGGCCTTACGCTATATACTGTCTATTCCAGTTGTGGGAAGTATCCGGCCTGAGCATAAAGTGCAATCTGGCATCATTGCTTTCCTGCTGACATTCATCGTTATGTTTTTTTGTCGATGGGGCGGTGGATTTTCCTATGCTACCGGAGTAAACTGGGAACATTGCGCGATAACGCGGGATGATTTCCTCAATGAATGTATTTTGGATGATATACAGGGATTGTATCGGGCTGTGCAGATGGAGAGACGCATGCAAGCCGGCGATATATATGGTGTAGATAAGGATTTTGCTTACAGTCTGACGGCAGATGAGGCGGACAGACTGTTGACACATAAGGCTGCGGGAGCCCAAATTTTCAAGCCCAGACATATTTTCATCGTGTTGGAAGAGACCGGCATGCAATGGCCGCTTTTGCCCAAGTATGAAAAAATGCATCTGGCCGATGGCCTTAAGAGCCTGATAAATTCTGAACAAGGTTACTATACCCGCAATTTCATGCCTAATGGTGAATTTACTTCTGTGGCCATAACCGGTCTGATTACTGGTTTGCCGGATGTGAATATCCGCGTGAATTATCAGCCGCGCACCTATCATGGTCTTTATGCCACGGCTATGGCTAAGCCGTTTCATGAGCTTGGCTATCAAGTGGACTTTTGGTATGGGGGGGCTCCCTCCTGGGATGATATAAGCCGTTTGGCATTAGCTCAAGGTTTTGATCAATTTTATGGTTATCCGCAGTTAGGCGCTCCTAAGACAACGCCTTGGGGAACGGACGATGAGTATTTGTTTGCGTCGCTGTTTCGCCATCTGGACGATGAGGAGCCCACAGTACATGTAGTTATGACTACGACCAATCATCCGCCTTATAATCTCGATTTGCATAAGGAAGGCTTCGATGTGGAGGCGATGGAAAAGCTGGTTAGAGAACTTATTCCTGAGGAAGCCAAACCAGCTGATCTGGCGCGGGAGTTGGGCCATTACTGGTATATGGACAAGGTGGTCACGAATTTTGTCCAAAAGGTGCAGGAGCGTTATCCTGACAGTCTCTTTGTCATAACAGGCGACCATGCTGTGCGTTCTAATCCAGGGCCGCAACCCTCGTTGTTTGAATATCAGTCTGTGCCGCTGGTGCTGTATGGTCGGGGGATAAATAAAGATATCCTGCCTGCAGATGCCGTGGGTGGGTGTACGGGCATTGTCCCGACGATACTCGAGCTGATTGCACCACAGGGATTTGTTTATAAGTCGGTGGCACCTCCTTTGGGAGAGTGGCCGGCAGCTTTTAATCGCAATACATTTTTGACGGATAAGGTAATAGGGCGTATCGAAGATGGAAAAACAGAGCTGCTGCCTGGGGGAGGGCCGGCAGATTTTGCTGCTGAACGGGAGAAGATGCAACCTTTTCTGAGAAAAATGCGTACGTTGGCTTGGTGGCAGATCATGGTGGATCAGAAAGAGGTGAAATAG